One genomic window of Bombus fervidus isolate BK054 chromosome 14, iyBomFerv1, whole genome shotgun sequence includes the following:
- the Pcx gene encoding pecanex isoform X2 — protein sequence MGSQMLEILRQGVWASLTGGWFYDPRLDVFSNTFHLYIWLFLLCLPFIIYLYFPPTLYVWIAYCSSIGALFGTIKYVNHTLHCMYDTTECLEESGQSISQQRSESEKRRTVHNKCREQSQEQVDHGIELQVLSGKTDTPPVECSSRNSFIESNVQNADADSITSEYNRDKPSSTIDLKVEIHRKNSSESSEEAQQLTKPMVSSINIHETELGSAQYHEPCFRNIINERRLKRQKCVVITEEDRQGSRKLCRHASEDSRNRHSKQGSLGKTGSESQIKQTSSLELEHHGDDYPYWKSNQSVRRLNSNSIPMETHLMNDHPQSLEIISKKEDTEKNKISSHPQSLEVITKKPHQQLIHPQSLETIGATNKNINTTDDNNLPLHPQSLETINTKKVLPQNTLKKNQLQLLPYLSYGSEIVHPIEEQSDEQFANESSGGFSLQDSYSPLLTRKTCETNATSNRDRSLSTSRFEDRFSRRNEDGGVDNDSANSRDALIEEPKSGVKRRYSNASQSSREFSDLENLFKDRQDKSKNIDDPLNVGSIVGIDQLFEGGDCTIESRTNKGLHSKEPDSSSSNMMPFEYTTYSSNMENEAKRMLLPQVETDNKRHQGAIPKQSRPKPAIEAIDDNITTTEQTRQKLKRTLEVKREKDRRRDGRFDRFEQTSGSNNELSTLSLASSLLATLLTSGRELPGQSSTVSDLRLSRNSETRTARKRRVPLKCSIRSTRVPRDRNRDDNVVPLTALFGLISNEECHLVANHNDAVEATVPYFRDENGRWLAYTFDEKGSGVAAAAQVPSNNNDKLLNTLLRQQLNQNLHYDANWELIDSLSNSYSSLSLNSPDLSVIIDTPPVLSSPESNQTKAQNSLSSNPVETSERDQIHQNNGNSIQYELETLERDQFHQDILSRIESMTERNQRLRNLLGYFNLNIYPTDSNRRDRPALTLQTCAVGDINTSLSWNRFIGGLDGSESKPKQSRQDKQYYYKWKIGKLPHIKVRFDRLFLLALLDRNLTIFEIIISTFLAVAVAGLGLVLLQQGFYRDIFAFMLCFVTAGCQYSLLKSVQPDAASPIHGFNRIIVFSRPVYYILCSGFILIFNESLRNFKASEFRIYGLRITDYDVLLQIRNILLIFLLCFPIIFSFGLLPQINTFLMYLCEHIDIHLFGGNATTSLISSIYCLSRSIVTVVILYGFAYGALTEPKSSQHILFSIFAGLLVAISYHLSRSSSDPTVIWDIVKTNLWPPEIYTEEKEAKIIENTSHRDTVPTTYKEVKLRIYERKKHVKIKFTEQMSDTELVDPLPEKLKATVNARLKNDLIVCAVIGTLSFGIHCSTVFTALQPELNPVLWGIASCLGLLLHYIVPQLRKQLPWLCLSRPVLRSHEYAQFEVREPVKIMWFEKAYVCLCFLERNILYPVVFLGALTECSSKIVAKFGESVGALIIVVCGLKSLRSAYSDPSTRYLVLIFAVLFFKLDFRNLSETFLVDYFITGIVFAKVYELLLKIRFVVTYIAPWQITWGSAFHAFAQPFSVPHSAMLFLQAGISALLSTPLNPLLGSAIFISSYVRPVKFWERDYKTRRVDHSNTRMSSHLDRNIGADDNNLNSIFYEQLTRSLQHSLYGDLALGRWGNVEQGDCFLLASDYLNCLVHIVQLGNGLVTFQLRGLEFRGTYCQQREVEAITEGIEDNDNCCCCEMGHFSNVLSVNAAFSQRWLAWEVASAKYVLEGYSISDNSAVSMLQVFEFRKVLVTYYVKSIVFYAVKSPKLKYWLENSDISDALKITLDKNFVDLDPVFNLSIHEDYDIRTCGITRSSFCNVYLDWIQYCVTKQDKTLDKSRNSSLVSLCLALSLLGRRVLGALSHNTVSSVEFFLYGLHALFKGDFRITSVRDEWVLYDVDLLRNVVAKGVRMALKLHQDHFMSPEQYGEPSALYEAIDSHDKNLVISHEADPLWRNAVLNGAPSLLALRHVLDDGIDEYKVIMLNKRFLSFRVIKMNRECVRGLWAGQQQELVYLRNRNPERGSIQNAKQALRNIINSSCDQPIGYPIYVSPLITSYAETNEQLCSIIGGPLSLDIIKSNILKLWQRIRRRCGQGCSSGGTGSQDDGGFGNDGVYAMTTYNIHLGYGQSTGHNTSGSQSIDSGCQIGGSTGRGSLGRANTGSLGGNRGSLASVGKPTTSTLASLAGLLSNSDIKTETKCETSFINKPEKDEILQRVRIIDPNQVYDAINLGRRIDVIWPDERMRQQGGRSGWQHWVPERGMEGCVVHCWSPNHRDPNRRSHVDKVILLVKIDDKYVPIAEQGVKDLGAEV from the exons ATGGGTTCTCAAATGCTGGAAATTTTAAGACAAGGCGTCTGGGCGAGCCTGACAGGAGGCTGGTTTTACGATCCCCGTCTCGACGTTTTTTCAAATACATTTCACTTGTACATTTGGCTTTTCTTACTTTGTTTaccatttattatatatctt tattttccaccaacgttatatgtttggATAGCATATTGTTCTTCAATTGGAGCACTTTTTGGCACGATAAAGTATGTTAACCATACACTTCATTGCATGTATGATACAACTGAGTGTTTAGAAGAATCAGGTCAATCTATTAGCCAACAAAGATCAGAAAGTGAAAAAAGACGCACAGTGCATAATAAATGCAGGGAACAATCACAGGAACAAGTAGATCATGGAATAGAACTGCAAGTCTTAAGTG GAAAAACAGATACACCACCTGTAGAATGCTCATCACGTAACTCTTTTATTGAATCAAATGTGCAAAATGCAGATGCAGATAGTATAACATCTGAATATAATCGAGATAAGCCTAGTTCAACTATAGATTTGAAAGTAGAAATTCACAGAAAAAATAGCTCAGAAAGTTCAGAAGAAGCACAACAGCTAACTAAACCAATGGTATCtagtataaatatacacgAAACAGAATTAGGTTCTGCACAATATCATGAACCATGTtttcgaaatataataaatg AAAGAAGATTGAAAAGACAGAAATGTGTTGTAATTACTGAAGAGGATCGACAAGGTTCAAGAAAATTATGCAGACATGCATCTGAAGATTCACGAAATCGTCATTCCAAACAGGGTAGTCTTGGTAAAACAGGTTCTGAAAgtcaaataaaacaaacaagttCGTTAGAATTGGAACACCATGGAGATGATTATCCTTACTGGAAATCAAACCAAAGTGTTCGGCGTCTCAATTCTAACTCAATTCCAATGGAAACACATTTAATGAATGATCATCCACAGAGTTTAGAAATTATATCCAAAAAAGAAGATacggaaaaaaataaaatttcctcaCATCCACAATCTTTAGAG GTTATTACAAAAAAGCCACATCAACAACTTATTCATCCACAAAGTCTTGAAACAATTGGTGctactaataaaaatataaacactACAGATGACAATAATTTACCTCTCCATCCGCAAAGtcttgaaacaattaataCTAAAAAG gtATTACCtcaaaatacattaaaaaaaaaccaattacaattattaccATATCTTAGTTATGGATCAGAAATAGTACATCCTATAGAAGAACAAAGTGATGAACAGTTTGCTAATGAAAGTTCTGGAGGATTTAGCCTTCAAGATTCTTATAGTCCATTACTTACTCGGAAGACTTGTGAAACTAATGCTACCTCTAATCGGGACAGAAGTCTTAGTACTAGCCGATTTGAAGACAGATTTTCAAG ACGTAATGAAGATGGTGGTGTAGATAATGATTCTGCAAATTCTCGTGATGCATTAATTGAAGAACCAAAGTCCGGTGTTAAAAGAAGATACAGTAATGCAAGCCAAAGCAGCCGTGAATTCTCGGATTTAGAAAACTTGTTTAAAGATAGACAAGataaatcgaaaaatatagATGATCCTTTAAACGTTGGAAGTATAGTTGGAATAGATCAATTATTTGAAGGTGGTGATTGCACAATAGAATCGCGAACAAATAAAG GATTACATAGTAAAGAACCAGATTCTAGTTCATCTAATATGATGCCTTTTGAGTATACAACATATTCATCGAATATGGAAAATGAGGCAAAAAGAATGTTACTTCCACAAGTAGAAACAGATAATAAACGTCATCAAGGTGCAATACCTAAACAAAGCCGTCCAAAACCTGCAATAGAAGCTATAGATGATAATATTACAACCACTGAACAAACCCGACAGAAATTAAAACGAACATTAGAAgtcaaaagagaaaaagatagaagaagAGATGGAAGATTCGATAGATTCGAGCAAACTAGCGGTTCAAACAACGAGTTAAGTACACTTAGTCTTGCATCTTCCTTGTTAGCTACATTATTGACATCTGGCCGAGAATTACCAGGTCAATCTAGCACCGTCTCAGATTTAAGATTAAGCCGCAATTCAGAGACTCGAACGGCACGAAAAAGACGTGTTCCTTTGAAATGTTCGATTCGATCGACTCGTGTACCACGAGATCGGAATCGAGATGATAACGTCGTTCCACTTACTGCTTTATTTGGATTGATATCAAACGAAGAATGTCATTTAGTTGCTAATCATAACGATGCTGTAGAAGCAACTGTACCTTATTTTCGAGATGAAAACGGCCGCTGGCTAGCTTACACCTTCGATGAGAAAGGATCTGGTGTTGCTGCAGCTGCGCAAGTTCCTTCTAacaataacgataaattattaaatacattattacgtcAGCAACTTAATCAAAATTTACATTATGATGCGAATTGGGAATTAATAGACTCTTTGAGTAATAGTTATAGTAGTTTATCTTTGAATTCTCCTGACTTGAGTGTTATAATAGATACACCACCTGTTCTGTCCAGTCCAGAAAGCAATCAAACCAAAGCACAAAATTCATTATCGTCAAATCCAGTGGAAACTTCGGAACGTGATCAAATTCAtcaaaataatggaaattctatCCAATATGAACTCGAAACCTTAGAACGAGATCAGTTCCATCAAGACATATTATCACGTATAGAATCAATGACGGAGAGAAATCAAAGATTACGAAATTTATTgggatatttcaatttgaatatttatccaACAGATTCAAATCGCCGAGATAGGCCTGCCTTAACATTACAGACGTGTGCAGTGGGTGACATAAATACAAGTCTATCTTGGAATCGATTTATTGGTGGCTTAGATGGATCTGAATCCAAACCTAAACAATCAAGACAAGAcaagcaatattattataaatggaaaattggcAAATTACCGCATATCAAAGTGCGATTCGATCGTTTATTTTTGTTGGCCTTATTAGATCGAAATTTGACAATATTTGAGATTattatttcgacgtttttagCAGTTGCTGTTGCGGGATTGGGTCTCGTATTGCTCCAGCAAGGATTTTACCGAGATATATTTGCTTTCATGCTTTGTTTTGTAACTGCTGGCTGCCAATATTCATTATTAAAATCCGTTCAGCCTGATGCAGCTTCTCCAATACATGGCTTCAATCGCATTATAGTATTTTCTCGGcctgtttattatatattgtgttCAGGATTCATATTAATCTTTAATGAATCCTTGAGAAATTTTAAAGCATCTGAATTTCGAATATATGGTTTAAGGATTACTGATTATGATGTTCTATTGCAGattcgtaatattttattaatttttcttttatgctttcctattatattttcctttgGGTTACTTCCACAAATTAATACTTTTCTAATGTATCTCTGTGAACATATAGATATCCATTTATTTGGTGGAAATGCAACCACAAGTTTAATTTCTTCAATATATTGTCTCTCTCGCAGCATAGTCACTGTTGTTATATTGTATGGATTTGCTTATGGAGCACTTACAGAGCCTAAATCTTCACAGCATATTTTATTCTCTATTTTTGCGGGTTTATTAGTCGCTATATCTTACCATTTAAGTAGATCATCTTCAGATCCTACAGTAATATGGGACATTGTTAAAACAAATTTGTGGCCTCCAGAAATTTatacagaagaaaaagaagctaAAATCATTGAGAATACATCTCATAGAGACACTGTACCTACAACATACAAAGAAGTAAAACTTAGaatttatgaaagaaaaaaacatgtaaaaattaaatttactgaACAAATGTCAGATACAGAATTGGTAGATCCATTAcctgaaaaattaaaagcaacAGTGAATGcaagattaaaaaatgatttaatagtTTGTGCAGTGATAGGTACTCTATCTTTTGGAATCCATTGTTCAACTGTGTTTACAGCCTTACAACCAGAACTGAATCCAGTTTTATGGGGTATTGCAAGTTGCCTTGGACTTTTGCTACATTACATTGTACCACAACTTCGAAAACAATTGCCATGGCTGTGCTTATCAAGACCAGTATTACGTAGCCATGAATATGCACAATTTGAAGTTCGTGAACCTGTGAAGATTATGTGGTTTGAAAAGGCATATGTTTGTCTGTGCTTTTTAGAAAGGAACATTCTCTATCCAGTTGTATTTTTGGGAGCACTTACAGAATGTTCATCAAAAATTGTAGCTAAATTTGGAGAAAGTGTGGGAGCATTGATTATAGTTGTGTGTGGATTAAAATCTTTAAGATCTGCATACTCTGATCCATCAACGCGTTATTTGGTTTTGATTTTTGCTGTTCTGTTCTTCAAACTAGATTTTCGAAATCTTAGCGAAACATTTTTGGTGGACTATTTTATCACAGGAATAGTTTTCGCAAAAGTTTATGAACTACTGTTGAAAATACGATTTGTAGTCACATATATTGCACCTTGGCAAATTACTTGGGGTAGTGCGTTTCATGCATTTGCCCAACCTTTCTCCGTTCCGCATTCTGCTATGCTGTTCCTACAAGCAGGAATTTCTGCACTTTTAAGTACTCCTTTAAATCCTCTTTTGGGCAGtgcaatatttatatcatCATATGTACGTCCAGTGAAATTTTGGGAACGAGATTATAAGACAAGAAGAGTAGATCACTCAAATACCCGAATGTCTTCGCATTTAGATCGAAACATAGGAGCAGatgataataatttgaattcaattttctatGAACAATTAACAAGATCCCTGCAACATAGCCTGTATGGAGACCTTGCCCTTGGTCGGTGGGGAAATGTGGAACAAGGCGATTGTTTTCTACTAGCATCTGATTACTTGAATTGCTTGGTACATATTGTTCAATTAGGAAATGGTCTAGTAACCTTTCAATTAAGAGGTCTTGAATTCAGGGGAACATATTGTCAGCAAAgagaa GTAGAAGCAATCACTGAAGGAATTGAAGATAATGAcaattgttgttgttgtgaAATGGGTCATTTTTCAAACGTATTAAGTGTAAATGCAGCTTTTAGTCAACGCTGGTTAGCTTGGGAAGTTGCAAGTGCTAAATACGTTTTAGAAGGATACTCGATCTCAGATAATTCAGCAGTTTCTATGCTCCAAGTGTTTGAATTTCGTAAAGTACTAGTTACTTACTATGTCAAAAGTATTGTTTTCTATGCTGTTAAATCACCAAAACTGAAATATTGGTTGGAGAATTCTGATATTTCGGACGCCCTAAAAATAACGCTTGACAAAAATTTCGTTGATTTGGATCCAGTTTTTAACTTGAGCATTCATGAAGATTACGATATCCGAACATGCGGCATCACAAGAAGTAGTTTCTGTAATGTTTATTTGGATTGGATACAGTATTGCGTTACTAAACAAGACAAg ACATTAGACAAATCAAGAAATTCGTCATTGGTATCTTTATGTCTTGCTTTAAGTCTTTTGGGAAGACGTGTTTTAGGAGCATTATCTCATAACACGGTTTCCAgtgttgaattttttttatatggaTTACATGCTCTTTTTAAAg gaGATTTCCGTATAACATCTGTTCGAGATGAATGGGTTTTATATGACGTAGATTTATTACGAAATGTCGTGGCAAAAGGTGTAAGAATGGCATTAAAACTACATCAAGATCATTTCATGAGTCCAGAACAGTATGGTGAACCATCTGCTCTTTATGAAGCTATAGATAGCCATGATAAAAATCTCGTGATTAGTCATGAAGCGGATCCACTGTGGAGAAATGCTGTCTTAAATGGTGCACCTAGTCTTTTAGCTCTCAG acaTGTACTTGATGACGGTATTGATGAATATAAGGTGATAATGCTTAACAAACGCTTTTTAAGTTTTCGGGTGATTAAAATGAATCGTGAATGTGTTCGTGGCTTATGGGCTGGGCAGCAACAAGAGTTAGTTTACTTGAGAAATAGGAATCCTGAGCGAGGCTCTATACAAAACGCTAAACAAGCTCTTAGGAACATCATAAATAGTTCCTGTGATCAACCAATTGGGTACCCGATTTACGTTTCACCATTAATAACTAGTTATGCAGAGACTAATGAACAATTATGTTCCATAATCGGTGGACCTTTAAGTctcgatataattaaaagcAATATCTTAAAACTATGGCAAAG aatCAGAAGAAGGTGTGGTCAAGGTTGTTCGTCAGGAGGGACAGGATCTCAAGATGATGGAGGCTTTGGAAATGATGGAGTGTATGCAAtgactacatataatattcatttag gtTATGGACAATCAACAGGTCATAATACATCTGGTTCACAATCCATAGACTCTGGGTGTCAAATTGGTGGATCGACTGGACGTGGTTCTTTAGGAAGAGCAAACACTGGATCTTTAGGTGGAAACAGAGGATCTTTGGCTTCAGTTGGAAAACCTACAACTTCAACGCTTGCTAGTTTAGCCGGTCTTCTTAGCAATAGTGATATTAAAACTGAAACGAAATGTGAAAcgagtttcataaataaacCCGAAAAGGATGAAATCTTACAACGAGTACGT ATCATAGATCCTAACCAAGTGTATGATGCTATTAATTTGGGTCGCCGCATAGACGTAATTTGGCCAGATGAGAGAATGAGACAACAGGGTGGTAGATCTGGATGGCAGCATTGGGTACCTGAAAGAGGTATGGAAGGATGCGTTGTTCATTGTTGGTCTCCGAATCATCGTGATCCTAATCGGCGGTCTCACGTAGATAAAGTTATCTTACTTGTCAAAATTGATGATAAATATGTTCCAATAGCGGAACAAGGTGTAAAAGATTTGGGGGCAGAAGTATGA